TTGAATTGCCTGTCCAGATGCACCTTTAACTAAATTATCAATAGCTGATACTATAATAATTCGTCCATTTGGATCTATCTGGAAACATCCAATGTCACAATAATTAGATCCTCTAACTGCACTTAATCTTGGAATCTCATCCATATCAACAACCCTCACAAATGGTTCTGATTCATAAAACGCGTCATAAATCTCTTTTACATGCTCAGAGGTTACATCTTCTTTTAAAAATGCATGTGCAGTTGTTAAAATACCTCTTATTACTGGAACAAGGTGTGGTGTAAATGAAACCTTAACATCCCCAAATTTAGATACTTCCTGTTGAATTTCAGGCATGTGTCTGTGGGTTGTAACTGCATAAGGAACAATATTATCACTGATATTTGGATAATGGGTAGCCCCTGTAGGTTTAATTCCAGCTCCACTTACCCCCGATTTAGAGTCAAGTATAATTGCATCTATAAGTTTTTCTTTTGCAAGAGGCAATGATGCTAAAATACCGCCTGTTGGGAAACATCCAGGATTTGCAACAAGTTTGGATTTCTTTATTTCCTCCCTGTACACTTCTGGAAGCCCATAGACTGCATCGAGTGGAGCGGAATGTTCGATACCATACCATTTCTCATAAACAGCTATATCATCAAAACGGTAATCTCCACTTAAATCCACAACTTTAATGCCTCTTTCTATTAACTCTGGAACTATGTCCATAGATGCCCCATGAGGAGTAGCAGTAAAAACAAGATCCGCATCTACTTTTTCTGCAGGGATATCTTTAAATTTAATATTTTCTCCCCTTAAATGAGGATGTACTTTTGATACATTAATTCCTGCATATTGTCGGGATGTTGCAGCAATTACATTTACATTATCATGATATTTTAAAAATCTCAGGAGTTCTCCTCCTGTATATCCACTTGCTCCTATGATGCCTACATCAATCATATTATCTTCACCTAAATGATTTTAGTTTAATGTTTATATTATAAATTACGATTATAGTGAATGACATAATATTTGTCCATTCACTATAAAAAAAACCTTGATATAAATTATGTATTTGGAGTTGAAAGAAATATATTTTCCCAAAGCATTACAAAACGTTTTATAAACTGTTAAAAATCAAAATTTTTGAATCTAAAATAACAGCTAATTTGACAAATATTGAAAATAATTATAATCAAAGAATATTGATTTTAAATAATAATTTATATCAAATTTAAAATAAAATTTAAATATATTAAACATAACAAAGCTCAAATCTTTAATTATTAGATATTTCTTTAAATTATAAATCTTTAAAATATAAATATTCCTGGCAAAATTTTATATTCTTCACATACTCCTAAATCATTTTTCTTTAAAAAGAAAAATTTTGTATTATTAAGCAATTTTTGTACTGATATATCTATCATATTTATTTTTTTGATCACAACATGTTAATATTATCTTAACTTTTTCCTAAGTTTTTAAATCTTATTATTTCACTTTCAGTGTATTTTAACTTCCATATGATTTAAGTACATCTTCACAGTATTTTATGGTTTTTAAAAAAAGCATTTAAATCACTTTAAATTAAAATTAAACTTTTTAGAACGCTTTGTTTACACTTTTTTTTCGAAAGATTTATATGGTGCGATACTTAAGTAGTGCCACCCAGAAGAATACATTTTAAGTGTATTCTTATGTTGGGAATCGGAGGCGGTATAATTACTAGTAAGCTGTTATTCGCAGTTATGTTAGTGACAGCTATGTTACTAACTGGTATTGCTGGCGTAAGCGCAGCAAATGTGGGACATACAGAAACTAAACTTAA
The Methanobacterium bryantii genome window above contains:
- the argC gene encoding N-acetyl-gamma-glutamyl-phosphate reductase — its product is MIDVGIIGASGYTGGELLRFLKYHDNVNVIAATSRQYAGINVSKVHPHLRGENIKFKDIPAEKVDADLVFTATPHGASMDIVPELIERGIKVVDLSGDYRFDDIAVYEKWYGIEHSAPLDAVYGLPEVYREEIKKSKLVANPGCFPTGGILASLPLAKEKLIDAIILDSKSGVSGAGIKPTGATHYPNISDNIVPYAVTTHRHMPEIQQEVSKFGDVKVSFTPHLVPVIRGILTTAHAFLKEDVTSEHVKEIYDAFYESEPFVRVVDMDEIPRLSAVRGSNYCDIGCFQIDPNGRIIIVSAIDNLVKGASGQAIQNMNIMFGFDEKKSLDVTGLHP